A region of Centropristis striata isolate RG_2023a ecotype Rhode Island chromosome 17, C.striata_1.0, whole genome shotgun sequence DNA encodes the following proteins:
- the LOC131989541 gene encoding sterile alpha motif domain-containing protein 9-like: MQEKFSEDYVRQACEVLNTVRSANKPKKTQLAAFLSLLNAYVPGSYLLESQCMDFFKHDDYIHGDFSLEDRMEPFSHLIVTFQQDKRSEKKVCMAHPMIAQCCTELMARAGVKRSDTARNFITCLCRDELPPFLVGFVKDMLTKRTPKRKEKEENPVNGTGMTEEPEKFSRLILDIQKLEGKVQSASVLKVATKKFNNNPFFPQALARFFCLELKYYHLAEMWAKRAKSRDPLNSFIADTLGQVHKNHLKNLKNKKRCTKPREILQLATKAIEAFKDEERLAENEHGTDMKGHGNTRFSHFFNTRGLFGYLQVCILVYDLLVSQNEIWRGVLTKQVSFGSVLEVLGDNKLFRFHYLIKKLRDEAERKCAFFDKYLTYSKLDMKKDDPLYISEDTSKCYRIFVGHYPSKHFQEKGAYLIQKLKENFADTSARVLSCLDRECTETDLKEITTWWEEIFLQKDSVTALANYILAHIMLKNMGAIFPLDNQHLTAFKEKMPLIPEDSPELQMLTLLLCWPTDSEDKCVLDFNKLISRLHCSYERAYETHFRTRYLCPLFFIGKGQDLNRIVHRKVLEEMFLEENEETTQHRNTTWSEEKIFKSHKVQARLLRVEGVVRNYRVFATIGGAVIEVDANLRNKLWRPRQVSFYLGFTIRGAVAFAIQTKPAEMVQISETESSELNPVRSD; encoded by the exons ATGCAAGAAAAATTCTCAGAAGATTACGTCAGACAAGCATGCGAAGTACTCAATACAGTTCGGAGTGCAAACAAGCCAAAGAAGACTCAGCTGGCTGCCTTCCTATCCCTGCTGAATGCCTACGTACCAGGCTCATACCTCCTGGAGTCTCAGTGCATGGACTTCTTCAAACATGACGACTACATCCATGGTGACTTTTCACTGGAGGACAGAATGGAGCCCTTCAGCCATCTCATTGTCACCTTCCAACAAGATAaaagatcagaaaaaaaagtctgcatGGCTCACCCTATGATCGCACAGTGTTGCACTGAACTGATGGCCAGGGCAGGCGTAAAAAGAAGTGACACAGCAAGAAACTTCATCACCTGTTTGTGCAGAGATGAGCTCCCACCATTTTTGGTTGGTTTCGTCAAAGACATGCTAACTAAAAGGACACCAAAACgaaaggaaaaagaagagaacCCAGTCAATGGTACGGGGATGACAGAGGAGCCAGAAAAATTTTCGAGACTGATCTTAGATATTCAAAAGTTGGAGGGCAAAGTCCAGAGTGCATCAGTTTTAaaggtggcaacaaaaaaattcaataaCAATCCATTTTTTCCACAAGCACTAGCTCGTTTCTTTTGCTTAGAGCTAAAATACTACCATCTGGCAGAAATGTGGGCAAAAAGAGCAAAGTCAAGAGATCCCCTGAACTCTTTCATTGCTGATACACTCGGCCAAGTCCATAAGAACCATCTGAAGAATTTGAAGAACAAAAAGCGTTGCACCAAACCCAGAGAGATTTTACAACTGGCCACAAAAGCCATCGAAGCTTTCAAAGACGAAGAACGACTTGCTGAAAATGAACACGGGACAGACATGAAAGGACATGGCAATACCAGATTCTCACATTTTTTCAACACCAGAGGGCTGTTTGGTTATCTGCAGGTTTGCATCCTTGTGTATGATCTACTTGTCAGTCAGAACGAAATTTGGAGAGGAGTTCTCACAAAGCAGGTGTCCTTTGGCTCCGTCCTGGAAGTACTTGGAGACAACAAACTCTTCAGATTTCACTATTTAATAAAGAAGCTCAGGGATGAGGCTGAgagaaaatgtgcattttttgatAAATATCTGACTTACTCAAAGCTTGACATGAAGAAAGATGATCCCTTGTACATTTCAGAAGACACCTCAAAATGCTACAGGATTTTTGTTGGACACTACCcatcaaaacattttcaagaaaaaggaGCTTATCTCATCCAGAAGCTGAAAGAAAACTTTGCCGACACCTCCGCTCGAGTACTCTCATGTCTTGACAGAGAATGCACTGAAACAGACCTCAAAGAAATAACGACATGGTGGGAAGAAATCTTTCTTCAGAAAGATTCAGTGACAGCTCTGGCCAACTACATCCTTGCTCATATCATGTTGAAAAATATGGGAGCAATATTTCCTTTGGATAACCAGCATTTAACTGCATTTAAGGAAAAAATGCCTCTAATTCCCGAAGATTCGCCAGAGCTGCAAATGTTAACTCTCCTCCTGTGCTGGCCTACAGACAGTGAAGACAAATGTGTTCTTGActtcaataaattaatttcacgTTTGCACTGCTCCTATGAACGCGCATATGAGACACACTTTCGAACAAGGTACCTCTGCCCTCTGTTTTTCATTGGAAAAGGTCAAGATCTGAACAGAATTGTTCACAGAAAGGTCCTTGAAGAAATGTTTCTGGAAGAAAATGAGGAAACAACACAACATCGGAACACCACCTGGAGCGAGGAGAAGATTTTCAAAAGTCATAAAGTTCAAGCACGCCTTCTCAGAGTTGAAGGGGTGGTGCGAAACTACAGAGTCTTTGCAACTATTGGTGGCGCAGTGATTGAGGTGGATGCAAATCTCCGAAACAAGCTCTGGAGACCACGCCAAGTTTCCTTTTATCTTGGCTTTACCATCAGAGGTGCTGTAGCCTTTGCCATCCAGACAAAACCTGCAGAAATGG TCCAAATCTCAGAGACGGAGAGCTCAGAACTCAACCCTGTCCGGTCGGATTGA
- the LOC131989179 gene encoding NACHT, LRR and PYD domains-containing protein 1b allele 2-like, whose product MQSSRGAGGKEDEEVEVYIQETSEVFLTNERPQQEFTGRFECSVSSLRWVCKEKVSLQYQFCSWEEHRHRPSCKDYIPAGPLMDITVTAGKLEEVQLPHWIDHNPKMPHSFAVLHVKSCGDSVERVSEVTSSHVKLLQPTFSPIGVMIQQFFGFPVNVFYDVLMYKKIQTALKLHVYLVPPDPALQKAVEKEQNSVGSIKLLKPGPDKSMVLGDNLSLKTDKAGAHIQPRTRELRYDSRNLFEVFLRNADGDFTLKLKSEQNTIWSCSIFKEDYQTQSTGHKQGQHFVAQHRRALINRVSVTAPILDELVERELISKETYNDVKALATTQDQMRKILAVLNTAIAKDGLYKILKGMTGTEHLISELEASG is encoded by the exons ATGCAGTCCTCTCGGGGGGCTGGTGGAAAAGAGGATGAAGAAGTGGAAGTTTATATACAGGAGACCTCAGAAGTCTTCCTGACCAATGAG AGACCCCAGCAGGAGTTCACAG GTCGATTTGAATGCAGCGTGTCTTCGTTGCGCTGGGTTTGTAAGGAAAAGGTCAGCCTCCAATACCAGTTCTGCTCATGGGAGGAACACAGGCACAGGCCTTCATGCAAAGATTACATACCAGCAGGACCACTAATGGACATCACAGTCACAGCTGGGAAGTTAGAGGAGGTGCAACTGCCACATTGGATTG ATCACAACCCCAAAATGCCACACAGCTTTGCAGTTCTACATGTGAAATCCTGTGGAGATTCTGTGGAACGAGTGTCTGAAGTGACATCGTCCCACGTCAAGTTGCTGCAGCCCACTTTCTCACCAATTGGTGTCATGATCCAGCAGTTTTTTGGCTTCCCTGTGAACGTTTTCTATGACGTGTTGATGTACAAGAAAATCCAAACTGccctcaaactgcatgtttacCTGGTGCCACCTGATCCTGCTCTGCAAAAG GCAGTGGAAAAAGAGCAAAACTCTGTTGGATCAATTAAACTGCTAAAACCAGGCCCAGACAAGTCCATGGTATTAGGAGATAACTTATCGCTGAAAACAGACAAGGCGGGTGCACACATTCAACCCAGG ACACGAGAGCTCCGATACGATAGCAGAAATTTATTTGAGGTGTTCCTCAGAAATGCAGACGGTGACTTCACCCTCAAGCTTAAAAGTGAGCAAAACACTATCTGGAGCTGTTCTATTTTCAAAG aaGACTACCAAACTCAAAGCACTGGTCATAAACAAG GTCAGCATTTCGTGGCTCAACATCGGAGAGCTCTGATTAACAGAGTGAGTGTAACAGCCCCCATCCTGGACGAGCTCGTGGAGAGGGAGTTGATCTCAAAGGAGACCTACAATGATGTCAAAGCCTTAGCAACCACACAAGACCAGATGAGGAAAATTCTGGCGGTTTTGAACACCGCAATAGCAAAAGACGGCCTCTATAAAATCCTGAAAGGGATGACGGGTACAGAGCACCTTATCAGTGAGCTTGAGGCATCTGGATAA